GTTTTGGGCATGTGCCAGGTGCTAGAAATGTCAACAGCAGTACCGGTGCTCTAAAAACATTCAGGTAaattatactttcctgtggatattttctCTCTAATTTTGACATACTGACGGACCAACTGCAGACAACCGGTAGAGTAatttcaaatgtaattttattcaacattctggcttggaCTGTGAATTGGTATCAGTCTGATTTATTAGGCAAGGTCATATGGGGCataccattttttattttttttacttttgctGGGATCAATTTTAGGACTAGTCTGCTCTCCACAGCCAGTTATGAATTATAATTAGTCTCTTCACTGTGAACGCAATGGGATTCAAAGGTGGTAATGTCCTTTATTGCCTGCTATGAGCTGGATGCCGTATTTGTTATACAGATGGACTTTTTGGCAGTGCAGATGAAGGCTCTTGACTGTTGTGCTGTGGCAATGGCCAAGTTATGTGTGAATACTGGCCAGAAACATGGCTGTTCCCAATGGATAAAGAAAACACCTGTAAGCAATGACTTTATTTAATCCTCAAAGCAGAGCCCTCATCTGACTCATCATACCCAATCTTTCGAATGCTGTACTGGGAAGCACGACATTGGCATTTTACTCTGGAAAACCTTTGAGCTGTATCCCCTTGCAGGATTCTGGTTTATTACAGACAGTCTGTCTATGATTGAAGCCATCGAGGTAAAAAAGGTTATCCAATTTTTTGCACTGCTGAGTTGCTTCAAAGTGTTTTTATCGGCTGGTGATATGGGGAGCGGAAACTTAGACACAAATAGTTTCAGTTTCCGAGCTGTCTCCCTCCGGATTATGAGTCATGTTATACCCTCTGAACTGGAGCACTAGTCCTACCCTTTATACACCATCTGAAATCAACTGCATAGGCCTACAGGCAGGGCAATGTTTATGGCAGCTAATGGCCTATAGGCCTCCCTtattcatatactgtatgttcCATTTCATGATcccaaaatacattttacaaactTCTGTAAGTGACATGAATCGATCTGTGTACATTTAAAAATTAGTCCAGTTTTCCCCGTATATTTTGGACTCCACTAGATTTAGATGGGGACTGTTGTGGCGTTATCCATGTATTGGAGCATCAATGCAATTTCACCCTTGACATGCAGTGCATCCACTTGTGCTAAAGGTTTCTACCCTGAAGCCTTTCTCCCTGCCTCTACCAGACCACTGCGAGCTGGAGACCAGGTTCAGTCAGTACACCCAGTATCGGTTCCTGTGGCTCTTTACCTACTGGCTGTTCTGCCAGCCGTCATCCTTCGACAGGCAGCTCAGGGCCATCTACCTACAGTGATGGAAGCACAGTAAGAGGACGGTGGCATCCTGGGGAGGCACACTGTGTGACGTCCGCTACCTGGCCTCGCTCCACCACCGACTACTGGAAGGGCAAGCTGGCCCGGGGTGACGGGACTGTGGGTGAGTAACGCTTTGAGATGTTGCGCCCACCCTATACTTTTATTCTACTTTGTGTTAATGTTATGCACAGTCATGGCACTCTGATTCAATTGACTGCGCTGAGTGTATCAAACCTTGTGCTTACTCTGGATTTGTTTTAGAATGGTGCCCACTCTTGGGTGCTCATAAATACACTTCACTCATTATGGTTATATTAATTTTCTATGCCACAAGAATAATATCATACCACCTTGACTAATGACTGTTAATGGTAGCATTTCTTTATACATTATTAATTGGATGCAGTGAGTAGGGAAATTAATAAGCCTCTCCCTCGACACTGAGGCTCTTCTATGGAGCATTACCCTGTGTTCAGCTCTGCTGTCTGTTGTACTATAAGAGGTTTTGAACAAAGGCCACTGGCTTTCATGCCAAGTGTCTATTCTCCTTCCTCCCAGGAATTCAGACGGTGGAGAACTATTTCTCCATGTGCAAATCAATGGTGGCCTTAATTTTAAGTGCATTCCCGCTGATACAGATACTGTGCCTATcggcattttgtctggtggtaatggggctaccttggcaaacatgccagtggtcataccttcctgtgtggtgtcccatatacaacaggagttccctgatcctggtgcagaatacacagggtttgTCCCTCCCCATATTAACTGATACCACTcaattcaataataaaaaaagactaAATAAAAGTTGTCTAGTAAAAATGTGATGCCAAGTCTATGTTCATTCAGAGACATCggtatcaagcccgtctgtcagtctggactttgacgaccgttggtgagcaggcaagagTTGAGGCTGGAGGTTAGGTCTTTGCCAGAGCCCCAGTGATGGCTATAGCAGCATAGATCAGCTCCTTGCCCCTCTTCAAAGATACTacacagacactcagacagacactcagacagacagacactcagacagacagacaggcagaacaCTGATTTACATTATCATtggtggttatgattagcctgGGGGAACCAACCTGATCGCTGCGTTCACCTTTGTTATCATAAATGTGcagtgaaatagaatggtgaacacAGCGATCAGGTTGGTTCTGCCAGACTAGGTTATGCCCTTGACATTATATGAATCCAAGAAGTAGAAAATAAGCAACAAATGTCAGTTTACATCAATTGTTTCACAATTGGGTTTTCAAATGTATCAAAGTAATGAAGTGGTTTACCTTCTGTATTTCTACAAATGATGAGCCTGTGAAAGCTGTTGCCGTTGGCCGGATACTTGCCAACATTCATAGGAATGCACACAGCGAGGGCATGTCTGCATGATGCTGATGAGGGCccccttgctggtcttctctatgcTTCATGTTCTGCTCAAACTGGACATCTCTTGAACAACTGCAACAGGCaatcttatgaggtggtgttgactgggagggcctgtgacagggtgatTTATAATAGACAGCTAAGTGGTAAATTGCATTTTGGGTCTAAAGAAAGGACGACActaatgcacttcacaaccaaaatgactctactagttgtatctgcttggctgggGAATTGGCCTATTATTTTATCAAGCTGGGTATTGTATTTTTGAATACAACTTTTCACATAACACACTATCTGTTGTTGATGAAGGCAGTAACTCTGGTCACTATCAGAGGCCTTATGACGATGTGTCCTTTTCATAGGAGTTGAGGGAGGTGGTGTCACAAGGGTACTTGTGTCGCATGACACACTTTCattctgaggtcttgcctgacAGGCTGTGAAAATGGTAAGTGAACAGTGAATGAAATGATTTTGAGGTTGCTAAACCATTGCAATCACATTGCTGGACGTGTTATGATACCCACCTTTGCTGCTTCTGTTAGGTCCCAGCATCCGTTCATGACCAGGGGATCAGACTGGCACCCAACTGTCCACTTTGTCTAACAGAAAAACAGGTTAAACGATTGTCATCATCCCTCAATTATAAACATTGCTTGAGATCTCGTTTGGAAGCTAATTCTATGCTTTACAGATTGGATTAGATTCAGGCCAGTGACGCTGTTACACTATGCAACCAACTGTGACATGTTTTGCTATGGTCCTGGGTTGGTTTGAGTTTGCTGCTGCTAGTTAGTACACTGTGACTGTTTCGTCTAGATTACAATTACTAACTTGGAGTGGAATGGAAATAATTGCTATATTATGTTGTCAAATTTACTTTCGATGTTGCCATTGCTGTTACTAGCAAAGTTTGtcaaatagctagcaatgctaatgttagctagctaaaatacgGTGGTCCCCTCTATCGTAGTTAGCTGGCTAAGGTTATAGCTACTgtatctaaagtcaatctggccacatcacaatcatgacaaaaggttttcctacaAATGATTTACCTTTTTAAATGTTATCGTGTTTCTAAGCCAAATCCGAGTTTTATTGAGGTAGGCTAACGCTAGGTAGGGTGGCTAACGCTAGCAAGGTGGAtgacgttagctaggctaggggttaaggttagggttagctaacacgcaaagtagctaaaaagtattaagttgctaaaatgctaaagttgtccgtgatgagatttcaAACACGCAacatttgggttgctagacgttcgcaatatacgcccacccatccaccccgaccaaccccTTACTTTCGTTGTGGCCTTAAGTAACCAAATGtagcatatcatactaattttagTGTCCCAAATTAAAATgtactatatcaaatcaaataatatgttattggtcacatacacatgtttagcaggtgttattgcgggtgtagcgaaatgcttgtgcttctagctccaaccgtgcagtaatatctaacaagtaataactaacaatttcacaacaaatacccaatacacacaaatcttaGTAAGGAATTAATTAAGAACATATAGATATATGAACAAGCGATGTCAGAgctgcatggactaagataccgtagaatagtatagaatacagtatatacatatgagatgagtaatgcaagatatgtaaacatgattaaagtgctagtgttccatttcttaaagtggccagtgatttataGTCTaagtctataggcagcagcctctaatgtgctagtgatggctgtttaacagtctgatggccttttcagtctctcggtcccagctttgatgcaactgtactgacctcgccttctggatgatagtggggtgaacagatATTTATTCctatctgcgcgatgaactgagaatccCTCTGGCTGGACCGTTTCCgagtatcccgagagagccatgtttccgtgaaacaaagtatgttacaggccctgatgtctctctggaaagaaatccttgccctgagctcatcaactttgttatccaaagactgaacattagcgagtaatatactcgtaagcggtgggtggtgtacgcgcctcctaagtcgaaccagcaggccgcatcaagtgcctctcctctgccggcgatgtttgggtcggcctctggaatcagttcaattgctcttgggagagcgaacaaaggatctgcttcggggaagtcgtattcctggtcataaTGCTGGTAGTTCTGGTGAATTACCGCCGCTCtaatatccaatagtttttcccggctgtatgtaatgacacaaaatatttcctgagcgaataaagtttaaaaaaataaaaataaaaatacacaaagtttcctaagagctagtcgcgaggccgccatctccgTCGGCACCATCTtactagtctatgagaccaggctggtgtATCCTGCTGGAAGCATGCATTGCATGGTCAATCCAAATAGGGCTTTTCAGTCTCAAACGGCTGTGATCCTTTGAACACGTTGGTTGGGGGTGATGAAACAACAGAGCCCCATTTAATGAAGGGAAGCGAAGTCGGCGGACATGTGATTTGCACATGGAGCTTGGCAAAAGGGGGctaattgtaatccaaacccaaccttcatttactcgTTGTGACGCACTGAGGTTTCAAACTCAGTTTTAGACTAGACTGACTTTGACCAAatttatcctatttacactttgtagtcaattttgacgctagaataaatgtttctgactcgaTGGCACAGGtcgttttcaaagggattagttggtttttaggggcagtcACTCTTTAAATGACTACATTTCAGGCAAAATGAGTGGAGTGTAATGTGCAGTGTACCTACCTAAATGACAGCACAATTATGTTTTTGTCAACACTTGACTTGTATTGGAAAAAATATGAGAGATGCCTGACTTTTCAACATTATGGAGGACAATGATCATTTCCTTTGCCAAACTGCTTGTATACAAATGAATTTCTGGCATCGATTCAGTGGTGTCTTTAGTATTCCATCAGTGTGCATCTTCTTCCATTAAGCATCTCCAGATCATTAGCTCTGTGCTGGTGATTTCACAGGTCACAGCTTGAGCAGGCTGCAGGAAGCGCATAGTCCCATGTAATGGACTGCTAAATGGATTATAGACGTATCAATGCATGTCCCACTCAATTACACTTCATGTGTGAATACAGGCTAGCTGCAGCCTTGTACTCTATAGCAATAGCCAGAAATACAATCAAGGACAGTGTTACCAAGAAAATTGATAAAATCATATTGGCTTTTGGCACATTAGTGGTTTGTATAAGAAATTATGGATGGAATTGTTTTTCTCAGCTAGTTTACTTGATGTATAGAATTGGAAAAGCACTTGTTAACTTTGGCATGAGGAATTAGCTTGGATGACAATAGTATATAAGCTGCTGTAGTGTTTGATGTTCCTAAATTCTACTGTATGATTGTCTGATGGATTAGTGATTGACTGAGTGCAGGTGTACGAGGACACCCTGCAGGGCGTGTACCTGCTGCAGGAGACCCTTGTGGAGCACAAGTGGTTCTGGCAGGTAGCCAAGGTCCAGATTGCCCGAGTGTGCACCCTAAAGAGACTGCCATCAACTGGAAGATAATCGAGACACTGCCCTACTACAAGTATGtgattattacactgaacaaaaatataaatgcaacatgcaacaatttgaaagattttactgagttacagttgatttaaggaaatccgtcaattgaaataaagttgctggatattggcgggaactggaacacgctgtcgtacaagtccatccagagcatcccaaacatgctcaatgggtgacatgtctgagtaggcaggccatggaagaactgggacattttcagcttccagtaattgtgtacagatccttgcaacatggggccgtgcattatcatgctgaaacatgaggtgatggcggcggatgaattgcacgacaatgggcctcaggatctcgtcacggtatctctgtgcattcaaattgccatagataaaatgcaattctgttcgttgtccgtagcttatgcctgcccataccataaccccacctccaccatggagcactgttcacaacgttgtcATCAGCAATCCACTCTGCCATCTGCTCGTCACAGTTGAAacagggattcatccgtgaagagcacacttctccagcgtgccagtggcatttgaaggtgagcatttgcctacagaagtcagttacgacgccaaactgcagtcaggtcaagaccctggtgaggtcgatgagcacacagatgagcttccctgagacggtttctgacagtttgtgcagaaattcacagtttcatcagctgtccgggtggctggtctcagacaatcccgcaggtgaagaagctggatgtggaggtcctagacTGGCGTTGTTACACGTTgcctgtggttgtgaggccggttggacgtactgccaaattctctaaaatgatggaggcggcttatggtagagaaattatcattaaattctctgacaacagctctggtggacagcttgccaattgcacgctccctcaaaacttgagatctGTAACATTGTGTTATGTGCAcatttgagtggccttttattgtccccagcacaaggtgcacctgtgtaatgaccatgctgtttaatcagcttcttgatatgccacacctgtcaggtggatggattatcttggcaaaggagaaatgctcaccaacagggatgtaaacaaatttgtgcacaacattttagaaaaataagcttcttgtgcgtatggaacatttctgggatcttttatttcagctcatgaaacatggcaccaacactttacatgttgcgtttatatttttgttccatatacagtgagggaaaaaagtatttgatcccctgctgattttgtacgtttgcccacggacaaagacatgatcagtctataattttaatgataggtttatttgaacagtgagagacagaataacaacaaaaaaatccagaaaaacgcatgtcaaaaatgttataaattgatttgcattttaatgagggaaacaagtaataaataaggttggaataatactgtgaaaatgataAAGCCCTTTTAGTGTGTTAGAAAAGAACacctgaaatttctgcctgttttggtgggatggagttttggcctgtctAGTGAcgtcaccaggcggtaaattggtGAATGGACCCTTATGCGTTTCAGATCATATTGAGTGGGAATATGGAACTATACTGTCAGTTGGTTAAAAACTTGTTAGATATGCTTTGAAGCCTGtggagagagcagtgtgtatCGGCGCACCGCTGGTAGCTTCAAAGACATTGCCTGCAGAGCAGCACCCAGCGCTATCCACTGTCAGTCGATGATATGTTTGAACTTCAAGACTGCTCATCCCCTCAACCTATACAGAGGAGTTCAACAGAAGCACATAACTCAAACTCAGAGCCTGAATCTTTTACCCCAGAATTGAATGACATTTTTCCAGGCTCATTGTGTTTTTCCCCTGCCTTCTTAAAGTGCAGTTCAAACCACAACAAACCGGTCACCCTGCCAGATTCGGCAAACAGCTGAGGGCTGGggatggagaaatgtaaccatagCTCTACAGAGCTATGAATGCAAGGAcaatccatgagatcaaaattatagtttaaaCCATGTTTTGTAATTATAcagtgtttgtaaacaatgtaatttaaACAAAGGTGAATgcttattttgggttctgatggggttagacagttgaactaaattcTTGAGACatttaattaatttaaaagtccaaacaTGGATGTTGCAAACACAGATTGCTCCTTTTTTTGTATCAGGAACATGACTATTTTGGAATTCATAAAACATTTTTGTCATGCATTTTCTGTCATTCATTCATATTAGCCAGATGGCCATTAGAAATGTCAGAAGTTTAACTTTCTGGTCATCCCCCAGGCAGTACATAGTGTCAGGCAATGCGGTGTACCTAGGGCGCATGCAGGGCTTCCTCCAAAGGAAGAGGCTGGTCCATCACTGGATCTTCCTGGAGCAGAACTCCTGGGTCAGACGGGTGCTGCCTGACAACCTTTACCCTCTGCTGGAGTTTGACACCAAGATCTCCCAAGGTACAGTAGAACCTCTGTTCTCCAGTATGTACCCACCCTATCAGCTACAGGTTCTCTTAAGATTTTCCTTCTATTGATTTCTTCAATGTTGTCCTTTCTCATTTAGGTTCTTACTAGTTTTACTTGTAGTGCTAATGCACTACCATGATACCATGATGATATTGATCGTAGTCAATATTTAACAGGGGAAAATCCCCTCCTCCATGCAGCCAGGGTGGGAGGTATTGAGTATATAAGTGGTTTGACATAATTTACCCTGAGCTGTGCTACAGCCATCCATCACTGGCCCCAGCCATGACAGGTTGTCAACATGctgtacattttttacatttggaTTTAGTACCTGGGCCTGCCCATGGCTGACTGACCCATGGTCATAGATGGACACAACCAAAGGGGCCATTTGTCTTGTTTACAAGCCTCAAATTATGGCTTTGCAGGTCTGTGTTCCTTCTGCTGCAACTGTAGTGCTATCAATACACATacagcttaattaaatagtacccgcaaaacaccagtctcaacgtcaacagtgaagaggcgactctgggatgctgacctaagcagagttgcaaagaaaaagccatatctcagactggccaataaaaataaaagattaagatgggcaaaagaacacatacactatactttttctttgcaactctgcctagaaggtcagcatcccggagttgcctcttcactgttgacgttgagactggtgttttgcgggtactatttaatgaagctgccagttgaggacctgtgaggcgtctgtttctcaaactagacactcttatgtatttgtcctctttctcagttgtgcaccggggcctcccactcctctttctattctggttagagccagtttgcgctgttctgtgaagggagtagtacacaacgttgtacaagatcttcagtttcttggcaatttctcgcatggaatagccttcatttctcagaacaagaatagactgacgagtttcagaataaagttatttgtttctagacattttgagcctgtaatcgaacccacaattgctgatgctccagatactcaactagtctcaagaaggccagttttattgcttctttaatcaccacaacagttttcagctgtgctaacataattgcaaaagggttttctaatgatcaattagccttttaaaaggaTAAACTGTACTGATGATTGCTGATAATGACCCTCtgcacgcctatgtagatattccataaaaaatcagccatttccagctacaatagccatttacaacattaacactttctacactgtatttctgatcaatttgatcttattttattggacaaaaaaatggcttttctttaaaaaacaaggacatttctaacttttgaacggtagtgtatattttatgGAAAATAGATGTATGTTTCTGAACAAAGcatcatgctgccttgttgacaacatgactgaGCGAGGCAGAATACTGTTCGATTCGAGCAGGGCGTGCCTCCCTCACTTTGCACCGGCTTCACCCAGTCACGTGACGGGCCATAGACCGGTGCAAAATCCGGTCCAtcttaatcgaatcccctcattgTCTgatgtgcttcacggttgtggtGTGGTCTGTACTCCATGCCAGCCCAGCTGAGCAGGGTGATCTGGCTGTACCTCCACTCTGGACAGAAGCTCTACCTAGAGGTAGTGTGCTCAGGCCAGTCTGGGTCACTACTGCAGACTCTCCCCTGGCCCTGGGCTCCCCATGCAGCTCCATCTCCACTAGCTGGctaacacactgactgactgacccccAGACCACTCTGGAGATGTTTTAGAGATGGCTGTACACAGTTCCTctccttttttttatttaacctagATCCGGTGTCCACTGAGCTTTTTAGATCACAGATATTTTTCTTGTATTTTATGTCCCCTCAGATTTTAGCTAGAGCTGCTAAGGTGCAATTGATcacttttttaaaaatgtattatttTAACTTTGTAATCATGACGAATTTCTAAATGGGCAATAGTGCTTTTTTAAAATCAATATCAATCATTATTCTGATTTCACACGTTGGCCTATGAAATGTAGGCTATTGATTGATTCATGTACTTTGTAGAAACCTAGATTGTAGAGTCCTATGCTGTCGTGTCAATTTATGCCTCATACATCAGCTGATGGGCAATTATgggaagctgagggttgggatgtggaacTGGAGACAAGTGGGAGTGGAGTTGCTGGGCGGGGGATAGAATGACGGTCAAAGATAAAAGTAAAAATTAAGTTttatgaaacaaaacaaaaaagtaagTTTGAATGACACTGAGGGGCAATGCTGTTACATCCCATGTCtgtttgcctgaggctgatgCCGTGCAGGTGCTTGTACGTGTGTACACATGCATAGACACACACTCGCATTCAAacgcacacatgtgcacacacacacacgtaaatagTGCCACACATGCACTCAAATGTATTCAGTTGGTCTTGctgttttaatttttttgggTTCGGGGGTGGGGAATAGAGGGTGAGGTTTCATTTATTTTTGGAGGGGGTGGGTctcggatggttgaggggcagctcttgggaactgtggggggatcttggagggttggtggcctggcggttgggagcttgggccggtggccgATAGGTCGCTGGTTCAGGTCCCCGTTTTGACTTGGTGGGAGATCTGTTGACGTGCCCTCGGgcagggcgttgaccctggttgTGTCTGTGGGCCGCTCTGGGTgagagtctgttagatgactgaatgtaatgtaaatgttgagcggcttcactgcaggtagattgtatgttttaacaTTCAAgataacaaaaataataataataattatggtTTAGCCAACAGATGGAGTGAACTACAtctacatcgacggggctgtagtggaacaggttgagagcttcaagttccttggtgtccacatcaccaacaaactatcatggtccaaacacaccaagacagtcgtgaagagggcacgacaaagcctattccccctcaggagactgaaaagatttggcatgggtcctcagatcctcaaaaattctaca
This window of the Coregonus clupeaformis isolate EN_2021a chromosome 33, ASM2061545v1, whole genome shotgun sequence genome carries:
- the si:dkeyp-114g9.1 gene encoding LOW QUALITY PROTEIN: uncharacterized protein si:dkeyp-114g9.1 (The sequence of the model RefSeq protein was modified relative to this genomic sequence to represent the inferred CDS: inserted 9 bases in 5 codons; substituted 4 bases at 4 genomic stop codons); translation: MALHDGSXENELQGQCSLLSTTSFEVKEESRQWEYTLESSNTGILDLIDEVFILNLWQLDPTSLLRVGSTCRTLFXVCSCNSLWTRHLQMSFGVPFATANCSITAKSAFCLIFMWRTLFRNLHCNRSLXEKLFAEXFPPHKYWTQWLVLEENVPLPSVRLPCADIESLWGIEKDVLAGPVQDDDDDEGNMLKFEWKKLYAXLEHPGSIANVFQHPFSLPLPDHCELETRFSQYTQYRFLWLFTYWLFCQPSSFDRQLRAIYLQXWKHSKRTVASWGGTLCDVRYLASLHHXDYWKGKLARGDGTVGIQTVENYFSMCKSMVALILSAFPLIQILCLSAFCLVVYEDTLQGVYLLQETLVEHKWFWQVAKVQIARVCTLXETAINWKIIETLPYYKYYIVSGNAVYLGRMQGFLQRKRLVHHWIFLEQNSWVRRVLPDNLYPLLEFDTKISQGTVEPLFSSSMPAQLSRVIWLYLHSGQKLYLEVXCAQASLGHYCRLSPGPGLPMQLHLH